The following are encoded together in the Montipora capricornis isolate CH-2021 chromosome 5, ASM3666992v2, whole genome shotgun sequence genome:
- the LOC138048628 gene encoding zinc finger and SCAN domain-containing protein 29-like, with product MAASGVSLVAGKTQNWGFVETKTLICLWAEEDIQRQLASMGRKKNIWEGIAMKLQESGYSRSGDQCKTRMHNLQQKYKKVKILNNTSGQGKNYFPFYEEIDKVLGHKPSINPLSTLSSAAGGSSSSSDNTLDALETESVLSSVDGLDEENFLCEDVTAEDVSVNISEDDDAPTPLTSQKKSEPEEKSKNKAD from the coding sequence atggcggccagtgGCGTTTCTTTGGTAGCTGGGAAAACACAAAACTGGGGCTTTGTTGAGACGAAAACACTCATCTGTCTTTGGGCAGAAGAAGATATTCAACGCCAGCTCGCATCCATGGGTcgtaagaaaaacatttgggaaGGCATAGCCATGAAACTTCAAGAAAGCGGCTACAGTCGAAGCGGCGACCAATGCAAGACCAGGATGCACAACTTGCAGCAGAAATACAAGAAGGTTAAAATACTCAACAATACCTCGGGTCAAGGAAAAAACTATTTTCCTTTCTATGAGGAAATAGATAAAGTGCTCGGTCACAAACCCAGTATAAATCCACTGTCAACACTGTCGTCAGCTGCGGGTGGATCGTCAAGCAGTAGTGACAACACGTTGGATGCACTGGAAACCGAATCTGTGTTGTCGAGTGTCGACGGCTTGGATGAGGAGAATTTTTTGTGTGAGGATGTTACTGCAGAAGACGTCTCTGTCAACATAAGCGAGGACGACGATGCACCTACCCCACTTACTTCTCAAAAGAAGTCAGAACCAGAGGAAAAGTCGAAGAACAAAGCAGACTAG
- the LOC138048629 gene encoding uncharacterized protein, giving the protein MAELLVGVLFMLWVTALEKVLRNRRAAFRLSKKSYLRNQRYRIFRFRQTQRFLAIVGIAVCGLTRVCRIFHYRSVWLRERSSDWWHRVVNRTWTADDWRKNFRMCKETLNHICDELAPEISRQNTRFRRAIPTRQRVAVALWRLATNVEYRTISHLFGIGRSTACGIVHDVCRAIVQTLLPIYIQLPQGERLDETIRGFERIKRFPQVGGVIDGCHIPIIAPEEHHEDYHNRKGYHSIILQGVVDPKYCFTDVFIGWPGRVHDARVLANSPLYGLGQNGTLFPPDKTEVINGVTIPVVIIGDAAYPLLEWLMKPYADNGRLTPSQRAFNNNLSSSRMAVEIAFGRLKGRWRILLKRLDMKTQNVPLAVGACCTLHNICEIHGEAFDDNWWPNDNDDDDNLDDDGDGGVAVAALHPAVAMRNAISLNF; this is encoded by the coding sequence ATGGCGGAACTGTTGGTCGGAGTTTTGTTTATGTTGTGGGTTACTGCTCTGGAGAAAGTTCTTCGTAACCGAAGAGCTGCTTTTCGTTTGTCAAAGAAAAGTTATCTACGGAATCAACGCTACCGTATCTTTCGATTTCGGCAAACACAACGATTTTTGGCAATCGTTGGCATAGCAGTTTGTGGACTGACAAGGGTTTGTAGAATTTTTCATTATCGCTCAGTCTGGCTGAGGGAACGTAGTTCTGACTGGTGGCACCGTGTTGTTAACAGAACGTGGACTGCAGATGACTGGCGCAAAAACTTCCGCATGTGTAAGGAAACCTTAAACCACATTTGCGatgagcttgctcctgaaatatctcggcaaaatacAAGATTTCGGAGAGCTATACCTACGCGCCAAAGGGTTGCTGTTGCACTATGGAGGCTTGCCACAAATGTAGAGTATCGAACAATCAGCCACTTATTTGGCATTGGAAGATCTACGGCTTGTGGTATTGTGCACGATGTTTGTAGAGCCATTGTTCAAACTCTTCTTCCAATATACATTCAACTGCCCCAAGGAGAGCGCCTTGATGAAACTATTCGTGGCTTTGAGAGAATTAAGAGATTTCCTCAAGTTGGTGGAGTAATCGATGGTTGTCATATTCCTATCATAGCCCCGGAGGAACATCATGAAGATTACCACAACAGAAAGGGGTACCATTCAATTATCTTACAAGGTGTTGTGGATCCAAAATACTGCTTTACCGATGTATTCATTGGTTGGCCTGGACGAGTACATGATGCTAGGGTGCTGGCGAATTCTCCCCTTTACGGTCTTGGCCAAAATGGAACTCTTTTTCCACCCGACAAAACTGAAGTCATAAATGGTGTAACGATTCCTGTTGTCATAATTGGCGATGCAGCGTATCCTTTACTGGAATGGCTCATGAAACCGTATGCAGATAATGGCCGGCTGACCCCAAGTCAGAGAGCCTTCAATAACAACCTAAGCAGCAGCCGAATGGCCGTGGAAATTGCATTTGGGCGACTCAAAGGACGCTGGAGGATTTTGCTTAAGCGCCTAGACATGAAAACACAGAATGTACCATTGGCAGTGGGCGCATGTTGTACCCTTCACAACATTTGTGAGATTCACGGTGAGGCATTTGATGACAACTGGTGGccaaatgataatgatgatgatgacaatttgGATGATGATGGGGATGGTGGTGTAGCAGTTGCAGCCCTCCATCCAGCAGTAGCAATGCGAAATGCCATCTCTTTAAACTTTTGA